One window from the genome of Kluyveromyces marxianus DMKU3-1042 DNA, complete genome, chromosome 3 encodes:
- the GAD1 gene encoding glutamate decarboxylase GAD1, with amino-acid sequence MLHKELDVEESKRFFHHSHGPMKGDPDGFGLLPDGSRVQSVKDTRVDKYSVPNKGLHDENVYNLIKNELRLDGNPVLNLASFVNTFTDDFAQRLIDENLNKNLADNDEYPQLIHMNERCIAMLARLWQADTTRDKPLGCATTGSSEAIMLGGLAMKRQWEKKMKAAQKPITKPNIVMSSACQVALEKFARYFDVECRLVPVDTEYGYHLNPNKLWDYVNENTIGIFVILGTTYTGHLENVEEVGKVLDQIEAQNPEWSNKNIPIHVDGASGGFIVPFAFTESQMAKYGLGRWGFNHPRVVSINTSGHKFGLTTPGLGWIVWKNDEYLLPELRFKLKYLGGIEETFNLNFSRPGFQVIHQYYNFLTLGKQGYYEKFNQSIFVARSFAWKLLRDPDLKDIFEVVSCLHEKMNSSTIANSIDDYWESPHQFKPGIPLCAFKLSEKFKAEHPEIPQSIISTLLRQKGWIIPNYPLPQSTDGSDKKEVLRVVFRIEMKLDMCLLLVQDIFAIIEKLIKSYEYLNIHSTNNNHAVFKILSTLSNADMDAVIQDLSEIEIEKQKHVKKNYRGTC; translated from the coding sequence ATGTTGCACAAGGAACTAGACGTTGAAGAATCAAAGAGATTTTTCCATCATAGCCATGGGCCTATGAAGGGTGACCCAGATGGGTTCGGACTGTTGCCTGATGGTTCAAGGGTACAGAGTGTTAAGGATACCAGGGTGGATAAATATTCTGTCCCTAATAAAGGGTTACATGATGAGAATGTGTACAATTTAATCAAAAATGAGCTAAGACTAGACGGTAATCCTGTCCTAAATTTGGCAAGTTTCGTCAATACCTTTACAGATGACTTTGCCCAAAGACTTATCGATGAAAACTTGAATAAGAACCTCGCGGATAATGATGAGTATCCCCAGTTGATCCATATGAATGAAAGATGCATTGCCATGTTGGCAAGGTTGTGGCAGGCAGACACAACTAGGGATAAGCCATTAGGCTGTGCTACAACAGGATCTAGCGAAGCAATCATGCTAGGTGGTTTAGCAATGAAGAGGCAATGGgagaaaaagatgaaagCTGCACAGAAACCCATTACTAAACCAAACATCGTTATGTCGAGTGCATGTCAAGTCGCTTTGGAAAAGTTTGCCCGTTATTTTGATGTTGAGTGTAGATTGGTACCTGTTGACACCGAGTATGGCTATCATCTAAACCCTAACAAATTATGGGACTACGTTAATGAGAATACAATTGGTATATTCGTCATTCTAGGAACTACATACACAGGGCATTTAGAGAATGTGGAGGAAGTAGGGAAAGTGTTAGATCAAATAGAAGCACAAAATCCCGAGTGGAGCAATAAAAATATTCCAATTCATGTTGATGGTGCTTCTGGTGGTTTCATTGTTCCTTTCGCTTTTACAGAATCTCAAATGGCCAAATATGGTCTTGGCCGTTGGGGTTTCAACCATCCAAGAGTTGTTTCCATTAACACTTCCGGTCATAAATTTGGATTAACTACCCCTGGCTTAGGGTGGATCGTTTGGAAGAATGATGAATATTTGCTACCAGAGTTAAGATTCAAGTTAAAATACCTTGGAGGAATCGAAGAGACCTTTaacttgaacttctctAGACCAGGTTTCCAGGTGATTCACCAATACTACAATTTCCTAACATTAGGTAAGCAAGGTTACTATGAGAAGTTCAACCAATCAATTTTCGTTGCTCGTTCCTTTGCTTGGAAACTACTAAGGGATCCTGACTTAAAGGACATTTTTGAAGTCGTCAGTTGTTTACACGAAAAAATGAACAGTTCTACCATCGCCAATAGTATCGACGATTATTGGGAGAGCCCTCATCAATTTAAGCCAGGTATTCCATTGTGCGCATTCAAACTATCCGAAAAGTTCAAAGCAGAGCATCCTGAAATTCCTCAGTCGATCATCTCAACTTTGTTGAGACAAAAAGGTTGGATCATTCCTAATTACCCTTTGCCTCAGTCCACTGATGGAAGCGACAAAAAGGAGGTTTTGAGAGTCGTGTTCAGAATTGAGATGAAACTTGATATGTGCTTACTGTTGGTTCAAGATATCTTTGCAATTATCGAAAAATTGATAAAGTCGTACGAGTATTTGAACATACATTCTACAAATAACAATCACGCTGTGTTCAAAATACTAAGCACTCTATCTAACGCAGATATGGACGCAGTGATTCAAGACCTCAgtgaaattgaaattgagaaacaaaaacatgtgaagaagaactatAGAGGCACTTGTTAA
- the SPE2 gene encoding adenosylmethionine decarboxylase SPE2, which translates to MVEEPIEFEGPEKLLEIWFYPKKTKVPHAEKSLRSIGYDKWEELLKLVKCEILSTISTDEMDCFLLSESSMFVFDHKLMLKTCGTTTTLLCLPKLFELIRDELQWNFQCEDGVLNHPYKVFYSRRAFMFPQSQRSIHRSWSEECNYLDKFFVSGKSYVIGRVEQNDHWNLYVTKTNKDLCTEANDDCEEDFTLEMLMTGLDNNQSQQFVTKEPREIDGHVIGNKMTKAASIDQIYKFDTSKINFNIDSFGFQPCGYSCNAVVDQSYYYTIHVTPEQDWSYASFESNVILHNIKSTSTKFDVVNKVLGIFQPLDFCMTIFIKANAVECVDIDFPCSKVANYRKEDKIVHDLDDYQLIYIRYTKI; encoded by the coding sequence atggtGGAAGAACCTATCGAGTTCGAAGGCCCAGAGAAACTCTTGGAGATTTGGTTTTATCCAAAGAAAACCAAGGTTCCTCATGCCGAAAAATCCTTGAGAAGCATCGGATATGATAAGTGGGAAGAGTTGTTGAAGCTTGTTAAGTGCGAGATTTTGTCTACAATTTCGACCGACGAAATGGACTGCTTCTTACTTAGTGAGTCTTCCATGTTTGTGTTTGACCACAAGTTGATGCTGAAAACTTGTGGTACAACAACCACTCTTCTCTGCCTTCCAAAGTTGTTCGAATTGATTAGAGACGAACTGCAATGGAATTTCCAATGCGAGGACGGTGTTCTCAACCATCCGTACAAGGTATTCTATTCGCGTAGAGCTTTCATGTTCCCTCAAAGTCAAAGATCTATCCATAGAAGCTGGTCTGAAGAGTGCAACTACTTGGACAAATTCTTTGTGAGTGGTAAATCGTACGTCATTGGTAGAGTTGAACAAAACGACCATTGGAACTTGTATGTTACCAAGACCAATAAGGACTTGTGTACCGAGGCTAATGATGATTGTGAGGAGGATTTCACTCTTGAAATGCTAATGACAGGGTTGGACAACAACCAATCCCAACAATTCGTTACCAAGGAACCTCGCGAAATAGACGGTCACGTTATTGGTAACAAGATGACCAAAGCTGCTAGCATTGATCAAATCTATAAGTTTGATACTAGCAAGATCAATTTCAACATTGACTCCTTTGGTTTCCAACCTTGTGGTTACTCGTGTAACGCTGTCGTTGACCAATCTTACTACTACACTATCCATGTGACCCCAGAACAAGACTGGTCCTACGCTTCGTTCGAAAGTAACGTCATATTGCACAACATTAAGTCGACTTCAACAAAATTCGATGTCGTCAACAAAGTTCTTGGTATCTTCCAACCATTGGACTTTTGTATGaccattttcatcaaagCTAACGCCGTTGAATGTGTTGATATCGATTTCCCTTGCTCTAAGGTCGCTAATTATAGAAAGGAGGATAAGATCGTCCACGATTTGGATGATTATCAATTGATCTACATTAGATACACAAAGATATGA
- the HSH49 gene encoding U2 snRNP complex subunit HSH49 — protein MNTVYVGNLDPKVNRALLYELFVQVGPISYIKFPKEKTNDDDSSEHMNMKYAFIKFVNDDVDYACKIYDSKVSLYGKPLKVRRSNKQTEVSDFDVGAKLFVKNLDESISLSQLINIFNKFGKLLKKPEIFYLQSGTLRCAYVWFTTFKNSDEALHQLNGTTLANREIYVDYAYKDDKQRTAKHGDDVERLLDAERSKNFTLLNQKDL, from the coding sequence ATGAATACGGTATATGTGGGAAACCTGGATCCTAAAGTAAACCGAGCCTTGCTCTATGAACTCTTTGTACAAGTGGGTCCTATTTCGTATATTAAGTttccaaaggaaaagacaaatgatgatgattcatCAGAACACATGAACATGAAATATGCATTCATCAAGTTTGTTAATGACGATGTTGACTATGCATGCAAAATTTATGACAGTAAGGTGAGCCTATATGGGAAACCCCTCAAGGTACGAAGATcgaacaaacaaacagaagTATCCGATTTCGACGTTGGTGCGAAACTTTTTGTCAAGAACTTGGACGAATCTATCAGTCTGTCACAGTTGATAAACATATTTAATAAATTCGGCAAACTACTTAAGAAACCTGAGATATTCTATCTACAAAGTGGTACATTACGGTGCGCATATGTATGGTTCACTACTTTTAAAAATTCTGATGAAGCATTGCATCAGTTGAATGGAACAACTCTAGCAAATAGAGAGATATACGTGGATTACGCATACAAAGATGATAAACAGAGAACTGCAAAACATGGCGATGACGTTGAACGTTTATTGGACGCAGAAAGGTCGAAAAACTTTACCTTACTAAACCAAAAGGATCTATGA
- the GNT1 gene encoding glucose N-acetyltransferase translates to MMLKRKIRLILLVILIFLGITLSVDGIMKFQLNKKVDYYLKFFDKNKDKIDNMYDPLNIKQIPFSAIDQLFKKRSSETKPIEWDKYAYVNYVTDSNYLCNTLLQFTKLRDAGSEADLVALITTSLLKKANENESLGLLLQKIKGVSDRVKVQEIEPVVQPNDHTPWSKSLTKLAIFNLTDYERIIYMDNDAMIHDKMDELFFLPSYVKFAAPISYWFVNPEGLATARTDIKKLYKNNKLDPIEKKIISRVKNSLPIYNHLPNLPQHFYSKSMNFIIDIDGFQKSDNKVKFATHFMVIKPDADLANNIRDNILPKYVKAKESYDMDLINDELYNFKELIYYQFKIFRKVQHLFEPSVLVLPYTKYGLLTGSINDKRSQEILKNGIIGYDRAESDSIKDAKFIHFSDYPLSKPWLYSSTDDIQCKHDGYSEEMCKYWKSLYSEYLEKSAMCGV, encoded by the coding sequence ATGATGCTTAAGCGAAAGATTCGTTTAATCTTGTTAGTTATACTAATCTTTTTAGGTATAACATTGTCAGTTGATGGTATAATGAAGTTTCAACTCAATAAAAAGGTAGATTATTATCTCAAATTCTTcgacaagaacaaagatAAGATCGACAATATGTATGATCCTTTGAATATCAAACAGATACCTTTTTCTGCCATTGATCAGCTattcaaaaagagaagCAGCGAAACAAAACCAATCGAATGGGATAAATATGCATACGTCAACTATGTTACGGACTCAAACTACCTATGTAATACGTTGCTTCAGTTTACCAAGTTGCGTGATGCTGGAAGTGAAGCAGATTTAGTTGCATTGATAACCACTAGTTTATTGAAAAAGGCTAACGAAAATGAGAGCCTAGGGCTCTTATTACAAAAAATTAAAGGGGTTTCCGATAGAGTTAAAGTACAAGAAATTGAACCAGTAGTACAACCGAATGATCATACTCCTTGGAGTAAAAGTCTTACAAAATTAGCTATTTTCAACCTAACGGACTACGAAAGGATTATCTATATGGACAATGATGCCATGATCCACGACAAGATGGATGAACTATTCTTTTTACCATCTTATGTTAAATTTGCTGCTCCTATTTCCTATTGGTTTGTTAACCCAGAAGGTTTAGCGACGGCTCGCACTGATATTAAAAAGCTTTACAAGAATAATAAACTAGAtccaattgaaaagaaaatcatcaGTAGGGTGAAAAATTCTTTGCCAATCTATAACCATCTCCCCAATTTACCCCAGCATTTTTACTCCAAGTCAAtgaatttcatcatcgaCATAGACGGATTTCAGAAGTCAGACAATAAAGTTAAATTCGCTACACATTTTATGGTAATAAAGCCTGATGCAGATTTGGCAAATAATATTAGAGACAACATTCTTCCGAAATATGTGAAGGCAAAAGAATCTTATGATATGGATTTGATCAATGATGAGCTTTacaatttcaaagaattgatatattaccagttcaaaatatttagGAAGGTGCAACACTTATTCGAGCCAAGCGTTTTGGTATTGCCTTACACAAAATATGGGTTATTAACAGGTTCTATAAATGACAAGCGGTCGCAGGAAATTTTAAAAAACGGGATTATAGGGTATGATCGAGCTGAAAGTGATTCTATCAAGGATGCAAAGTTCATTCATTTCAGTGACTATCCATTGAGTAAACCATGGCTTTATTCTAGTACAGATGATATTCAATGCAAACATGATGGATACAGTGAGGAAATGTGCAAATATTGGAAGTCACTTTACTCTGAGTACTTGGAGAAAAGTGCAATGTGTGGAGTTTAA